A genomic stretch from Ooceraea biroi isolate clonal line C1 chromosome 3, Obir_v5.4, whole genome shotgun sequence includes:
- the LOC105285710 gene encoding vacuolar protein sorting-associated protein 16 homolog has protein sequence MSAMLTADWFPLGRDVYFRKFELYPISFQHEISTNNLLVAAPYGGSIAVTRNPKKLVKVQGASKPLILLYTSSGKLTAKLQWSSGQLISFGWSQQEELLCVQDDGMVLIYDMFGTYQHTFSMGNAAKDTKVIDAKFFTTLNSTGIAVLTSTNRIFLVNNVSEPKVRPVTDVPRYGSIDCWCMVHCDRETQVILSNREGVFVIHQSHQNTFPLNTLFNNKINNVVAIAVSGNNRHIALYADTGHLYIGSIDFREKYCECYTNIKEPLANIAWCGTEAVVCSWSSTIMVIGRTAETIVYNYDGPVHLVSEVDGVRVLSSSSHEMIQKVPNVVQRIFRINSTDPASYLLEASKQFQKKSHKADSYIDLVKDKLDSAIRACIDGASHEFDFETQKILMRAAKFGKGFSKTMDAEYYVQMCRTLRVLNAVRHPAVGIPLTYTQFNVLTNQVLLDRLVARRHYYLSIQIARHLQLPEIDGESRILAHWACYKVKQTQLDKEQIAEEIADKLGYAPGVSYSEIAKRAADCGRKQLAIKLIDYEPRAHQQVPLLLTLGEERAALHKAVESGNTDLVYTVILHLRENMTLGDFQISIMHCPLAMALYIKYCQSHNRETLRDIYNQYDDFHSQAVWFITESYQRKNMMSRDALLQSAQENFKLARSDTNASLTEEQIKLLKYQRSLEDTLNESVVGKPLHDTVKILLLRNELKLADKLRSEYKIPDRRYWWLRIQCLADQGLWSDLEKFSKSKKSPIGYEPFIDECLKYNEKLEARKYLARVKDNLKVKYLVKLNMLNDAAQTAFDQKDSSALTFVLAQCGSSDRQLVDKINMFLTALKN, from the exons ATGTCGGCGATGTTGACTGCTGATTGGTTTCCTCTTGGAAGGGACGTATATTTTCG CAAATTCGAGCTGTACCCGATATCTTTCCAGCACGAGATTTCTAccaataatttattagtaGCGGCTCCTTACGGGGGTTCTATCGCCGTCACGAGAAACCCCAAGAAGCTGGTCAAAGTTCAGGGTGCTAGCAAACCCCTGATATTACTGTACACGTCGTCAGGGAAGTTGACGGCTAAGCTGCAA TGGAGCAGCGGGCAGTTAATATCATTCGGCTGGTCACAGCAGGAGGAATTGTTATGCGTGCAAGATGACGGCATGGTTCTCATATATGACATGTTTGGAACTTACCAGCATACTTTTAGCATGGGAAAC GCGGCCAAGGATACCAAAGTTATTGATGCAAAATTCTTCACTACGCTGAACAGCACCGGTATAGCTGTTTTAACATCCACCAATCGAATATTCCTGGTGAACAATGTGTCTGAGCCTAAAGTCCGACCGGTTACGGACGTGCCAA GATACGGATCAATTGATTGCTGGTGCATGGTACACTGCGACAGAGAGACGCAAGTAATTCTGTCGAACAGAGAGGGAGTGTTTGTGATTCATCAGTCTCATCAGAATACATTTCCACTT AACACTCTCTTCAACAATAAGATCAATAACGTGGTAGCGATCGCTGTGTCTGGTAATAATCGGCACATTGCGTTATACGCTGACACTGGACACTTGTACATCGGTTCGATAGACTTCAGAGAGAAATATTGCGAATGCTATACAAACATCAAGGAACCTCTGGCGAATATAGCCTG GTGTGGCACGGAGGCTGTGGTATGCAGCTGGAGCAGCACGATAATGGTAATAGGTCGTACAGCCGAGACGATAGTGTACAATTACGATGGCCCGGTGCACTTGGTCAGCGAGGTGGACGGCGTACGTGTATTGTCGAGCAGCTCCCACGAGATGATACAAAAAGTGCCGAACGTCGTTCAAAGGATATTCAGGATCAATTCAACGGATCCTGCCTCCTACCTGCTGGAAGCGTCCAAGCAGTTTCAGAAGAAGAGCCATAAGGCTGACAGTTACATAGATCTAGTGAAGGACAAGTTGGACTCGGCGATAAGAGCGTGCATCGACGGAGCGAGTCACGAGTTCGACTTCGAGACGCAGAAGATTCTAATGAGG GCTGCTAAGTTCGGCAAAGGATTCAGCAAGACTATGGATGCAGAGTATTACGTTCAAATGTGCAGGACTCTGAGAGTCCTGAACGCGGTGAGGCATCCTGCGGTGGGCATTCCGCTAACGTATACGca ATTTAATGTTCTCACGAATCAAGTGTTGCTGGACAGGCTGGTAGCACGgcgacattattatttaagtataCAGATAGCGCGTCACTTGCAACTGCCTGAGATTGACGGCGAAAGTAGAATATTGGCACACTGGGCTTGCTACAAG GTAAAACAGACACAATTAGACAAGGAACAAATAGCAGAGGAAATAGCCGATAAATTAGGATATGCTCCTGGTGTCTCGTACAGCGAAATCGCGAAAAGAGCAGCGGATTGTGGACGAAAGCAGCTGGCtattaaa TTAATCGACTATGAACCACGTGCGCATCAACAAGTACCACTTCTATTGACGCTTGGCGAGGAGCGAGCCGCCTTGCACAAAGCTGTGGAAAGTGGCAATACAGATTTAGTTTACACCGTCATTCTTCATCTTCGTGAAAATATGACTCTTGGAGATTTTCAG ATATCTATAATGCACTGTCCCCTAGCAATGGCACTGTACATCAAGTATTGCCAGAGCCATAATCGGGAGACGTTACGTGACATTTATAATCAGTACGATGATTTTCATTCGCAAGCAGTATGGTTTATCACCGAGAGCTATCAGCGAAAg AACATGATGTCAAGAGACGCGTTGTTGCAATCTGCTCAAGAAAACTTTAAACTGGCTCGAAGTGACACTAACGCATCGTTAACAGAGGAACAGATAAAGTTATTGAAATATCAGAGATCTCTGGAGGACACATTGAACGAGTCCGTCGTGGGCAAGCCCCTACACGATACtgttaaaatattactatTGCGCAATGAATTAAAATTGGCGGACAAATTACGATCGGAGTATAAAATACCAGATCGAAG ATATTGGTGGTTGAGGATACAATGTTTAGCTGACCAAGGTCTGTGGAGCGACTTGGAGAAATTCTCGAAAAGTAAAAAGTCGCCCATTGGCTACGAG cCATTCATAGACGAATGTCTGAAGTACAACGAAAAGTTGGaggcaagaaaatatttagcCAGAGTAAAAGATAATCTCAAAGTGAAGTATTTGGTGAAGTTAAA CATGTTAAATGACGCGGCTCAAACAGCGTTTGATCAAAAGGACAGTTCAGCCCTTACATTTGTGCTGGCGCAATGTGGATCGTCGGACAGACAACTGGTGGACAAGATCAATATGTTCCTAACTGctcttaaaaattaa
- the LOC105285709 gene encoding phosphopantothenate--cysteine ligase isoform X1 yields MVSAWEEFYAKQPPPQDLVQNESALREFAKQHMQKGNKVVLVTSGGTTIPLEHNTVRFVDNFSAGTRGSVSAEYFLEQGYAVIFMHRIKSLEPFSRQFQKFLDLLQVSDNSENPVITVLPEYTQKVATILRKYREALDQGKLLQLTFTTLSEYLWLLRSACQALAPLGNGAILYLAAAVSDFYIPSNEMSVHKIPSSGPPTISLHLVPKILAPLVSLWVPKAFVISFKLETDENLLISKARTALNKYHHNLVIANMLQTRKQQVIIVSKETEYSLSLTDEQLDNGEEIEQLIVNDLVEKHAKFIGSDEVS; encoded by the exons ATGGTTTCGGCATGGGAAGAATTCTATGCGAAGCAACCACCTCCTCAGGATCTGGTGCAGAATGAAAGTGCACTGAGAGAATTTGCCAAGCAGCATATGCAGAAGGGCAATAAAGTGGTGTTGGTAACG AGTGGAGGCACGACGATACCTTTGGAACACAACACTGTCAGATTTGTCGATAACTTTAGTGCAGGCACAAGAGGATCCGTTTCAGCTGAATACTTCTTGGAGCAAGGATATGCAGTCATTTTTATGCATCG aatcAAATCCTTAGAACCTTTCTCGAGGCAGTTTCAGAAATTTTTAGACTTGCTACAAGTGTCAGATAATAGCGAGAACCCTGTCATTACAG tATTACCGGAATATACGCAAAAAGTGGCAACGATATTGCGAAAATATAGAGAAGCGCTTGATCaaggaaaattattacaacttaCTTTTACGACTCTTTCCGAATATCTCTGGCTGCTGCGATCTGCTTGCCAAGCACTAGCACCGTTGGGAAACGGGGCTATTCTATACTTGGCAGCAGCAGTCTCAGATTTTTACATTCCCTCCAATGAGATG TCAGTTCACAAGATTCCCTCGAGCGGGCCGCCGACCATATCTCTTCATTTAGTACCAAAGATTTTAGCTCCGTTAGTCAGTTTATGGGTACCAAAGGCATTTGTGATTTCCTTTAAACTGGAAACTGATGAAAATTTGCTGATATCTAAAGCGAGGACTGCTCTCAACAAGTATCATCATAAT cTTGTAATCGCCAATATGTTGCAAACTCGAAAGCAGCAAGTGATAATTGTGAGCAAGGAAACTGAGTACAGCTTGTCTCTCACAGATGAGCAGTTAGATAATGGCGAGGAGATTGAACAATTAATTGTAAATGATCTCGTTGAGAAGCACGCAAAGTTTATAGGCTCTGATGAAGTTAGTTGA
- the LOC105285709 gene encoding phosphopantothenate--cysteine ligase isoform X2, with amino-acid sequence MSQSGGTTIPLEHNTVRFVDNFSAGTRGSVSAEYFLEQGYAVIFMHRIKSLEPFSRQFQKFLDLLQVSDNSENPVITVLPEYTQKVATILRKYREALDQGKLLQLTFTTLSEYLWLLRSACQALAPLGNGAILYLAAAVSDFYIPSNEMSVHKIPSSGPPTISLHLVPKILAPLVSLWVPKAFVISFKLETDENLLISKARTALNKYHHNLVIANMLQTRKQQVIIVSKETEYSLSLTDEQLDNGEEIEQLIVNDLVEKHAKFIGSDEVS; translated from the exons ATGTCACAGAGTGGAGGCACGACGATACCTTTGGAACACAACACTGTCAGATTTGTCGATAACTTTAGTGCAGGCACAAGAGGATCCGTTTCAGCTGAATACTTCTTGGAGCAAGGATATGCAGTCATTTTTATGCATCG aatcAAATCCTTAGAACCTTTCTCGAGGCAGTTTCAGAAATTTTTAGACTTGCTACAAGTGTCAGATAATAGCGAGAACCCTGTCATTACAG tATTACCGGAATATACGCAAAAAGTGGCAACGATATTGCGAAAATATAGAGAAGCGCTTGATCaaggaaaattattacaacttaCTTTTACGACTCTTTCCGAATATCTCTGGCTGCTGCGATCTGCTTGCCAAGCACTAGCACCGTTGGGAAACGGGGCTATTCTATACTTGGCAGCAGCAGTCTCAGATTTTTACATTCCCTCCAATGAGATG TCAGTTCACAAGATTCCCTCGAGCGGGCCGCCGACCATATCTCTTCATTTAGTACCAAAGATTTTAGCTCCGTTAGTCAGTTTATGGGTACCAAAGGCATTTGTGATTTCCTTTAAACTGGAAACTGATGAAAATTTGCTGATATCTAAAGCGAGGACTGCTCTCAACAAGTATCATCATAAT cTTGTAATCGCCAATATGTTGCAAACTCGAAAGCAGCAAGTGATAATTGTGAGCAAGGAAACTGAGTACAGCTTGTCTCTCACAGATGAGCAGTTAGATAATGGCGAGGAGATTGAACAATTAATTGTAAATGATCTCGTTGAGAAGCACGCAAAGTTTATAGGCTCTGATGAAGTTAGTTGA
- the LOC105285708 gene encoding cytochrome c oxidase subunit NDUFA4: MQGLNLSSLKKNPALVPLYFCMGLGGAAAALYLLRLALRSPDVSWRNKKEAEPWNDYKDKQYKFYTTKSWDENAPKTKPPEY, from the exons ATGCAAGGACTCAATCTCAGTAGCCTAAAAAAGAATCCAGCC TTGGTCCCACTTTACTTCTGTATGGGACTGGGGGGAGCCGCTGCAGCTTTGTACTTGTTACGCCTGGCGTTACGTAGTCCCGACGTCTCCTGGAGGAATAAAAAAGAGGCTGAGCCATGGAATGACTACAAAGACAAGCAATACAAG tTCTATACCACAAAGAGCTGGGACGAAAATGCGCCAAAGACCAAGCCACCTGAATATTAA